From one Microbacterium sp. 10M-3C3 genomic stretch:
- the lysA gene encoding diaminopimelate decarboxylase: MSASTAPPVPEGLVVPDDANALQAGVWPSGAERDGDGVLAIGGVDVQRLRARFGTPLYVLDEDEVRARARRTRAAFEAAAARHGGRARVYYAGKALLTTDIVRWMVEEGLRVDVCSAGELAVALAAGVDARPLGYHGNNKSVPALERAVEVGVGTVIVDSPIEIERLAAIADRRGAVQSVLVRVRTGVHAETHAFLATAHEDQKFGFALDDVPAAVARIRALPGLRFAGLHAHIGSQIFEADGFRASAARLVELHAELLAGGDIPLLNLGGGFGIAYTAADAPRAIEEIAAGIVDAVADQCAVRGIPLPELAFEPGRVIVGPAGVTLYEVGTVKPVRVSDDLSRVYVSVDGGMSDNARPALYGAQYSARIASRVSDAAPALARVVGHHCESGDIVVDAEYLPGDVAPGDLLAVPATGAYCLSLASTYNYTPRPALVAVRDGDARVLIRRESIDDLLARDTGAAPIEGTTTPVPTERFQEHP, from the coding sequence GTGTCCGCCTCGACCGCTCCGCCCGTGCCCGAGGGGCTCGTCGTCCCCGACGACGCCAATGCGCTGCAGGCCGGTGTGTGGCCGTCGGGCGCCGAGCGGGACGGCGACGGCGTGCTCGCGATCGGCGGCGTCGACGTGCAGCGGCTGCGCGCCCGGTTCGGCACGCCGCTGTACGTGCTGGACGAGGACGAGGTCCGCGCGCGGGCGCGCCGCACACGCGCGGCGTTCGAAGCCGCCGCCGCCCGCCACGGCGGCCGAGCGCGCGTCTACTACGCGGGCAAGGCGCTCCTGACCACCGACATCGTCCGCTGGATGGTGGAGGAAGGGCTGCGCGTGGACGTGTGCAGCGCCGGCGAGCTGGCCGTCGCGCTCGCCGCCGGCGTGGATGCGCGTCCGCTCGGCTACCACGGGAACAACAAGTCCGTCCCCGCCCTCGAGAGGGCCGTCGAGGTCGGCGTCGGCACGGTCATCGTCGACAGCCCGATCGAGATCGAGCGCCTCGCCGCGATCGCCGACCGGCGCGGGGCCGTGCAGTCGGTGCTCGTGCGCGTCCGTACGGGCGTGCACGCCGAGACCCACGCGTTCCTGGCCACGGCGCACGAGGATCAGAAGTTCGGGTTCGCGCTCGACGACGTGCCGGCGGCGGTCGCCCGCATCCGGGCCCTCCCGGGCCTGCGCTTCGCGGGCCTGCACGCCCACATCGGCTCGCAGATCTTCGAGGCCGACGGCTTCCGCGCGTCGGCGGCACGGCTGGTCGAGCTCCACGCCGAGCTCCTGGCCGGCGGCGACATCCCGCTGCTGAACCTCGGCGGCGGATTCGGCATCGCCTACACCGCGGCGGATGCGCCGCGCGCGATCGAGGAGATCGCCGCGGGGATCGTCGACGCCGTGGCCGACCAGTGCGCCGTCCGCGGCATCCCGCTGCCCGAGCTGGCGTTCGAGCCGGGGCGGGTGATCGTCGGCCCCGCCGGGGTCACGCTCTACGAGGTGGGCACCGTCAAGCCCGTCCGCGTCTCCGACGACCTGTCGCGCGTGTACGTCAGCGTCGACGGCGGCATGAGCGACAACGCCCGGCCGGCCCTGTACGGCGCGCAGTACTCCGCGCGCATCGCGTCGCGCGTCTCGGATGCGGCGCCCGCCCTCGCCCGCGTCGTCGGCCATCACTGCGAGTCCGGCGACATCGTGGTCGACGCCGAGTACCTTCCGGGCGATGTCGCGCCAGGCGACCTGCTGGCGGTCCCCGCCACCGGCGCGTACTGCCTGTCGCTCGCGAGCACCTACAACTACACGCCCCGGCCCGCCCTCGTGGCCGTGCGCGACGGCGACGCCCGCGTGCTCATCCGCCGCGAGAGCATCGACGACCTGCTGGCGCGCGACACCGGCGCCGCACCGATCGAAGGGACGACGACCCCCGTGCCGACCGAGCGATTCCAGGAGCATCCGTGA
- a CDS encoding LmeA family phospholipid-binding protein — translation MAGDALPFGFTEYRPEPRRRRAWPWIVTLVFVVVLILGAAVGAEAVARAVVQVGVRQLVVSQLGLPADQQVDVEVPGLVIPQLLSGRLDAVEVASDDVALGPVAGDVSVRLAQVPLSADAAAGPGTATVRLDQDQLRALLAGIDGFPADTVGLAAPDVTVSTELSVFGAAVPVGLALAPGAEGGALTLTPASFDVAGARVDADALRARFGGIADAVLRTWSVCVASDLPAALTLTGARVDGPHVVADFDIDGAVVVDPALRANGTCG, via the coding sequence ATGGCCGGCGACGCGCTGCCCTTCGGGTTCACCGAGTACCGGCCCGAGCCGCGCCGCCGCCGGGCGTGGCCGTGGATCGTCACGCTCGTGTTCGTCGTCGTGCTCATCCTGGGTGCGGCCGTCGGCGCGGAGGCCGTCGCGCGCGCCGTCGTGCAGGTCGGCGTCCGCCAGCTCGTGGTCTCGCAGCTCGGTCTCCCCGCCGACCAGCAGGTGGATGTCGAGGTGCCCGGGCTCGTCATCCCGCAGCTGCTGTCGGGGCGCCTCGACGCCGTCGAGGTGGCATCGGACGACGTCGCCCTCGGGCCGGTCGCGGGCGACGTGTCGGTGCGGCTCGCGCAGGTGCCGCTCTCCGCCGACGCGGCCGCAGGCCCCGGCACGGCGACCGTGCGGCTCGATCAGGATCAGCTGCGTGCGCTGCTGGCGGGGATCGACGGCTTCCCGGCCGACACCGTCGGCCTCGCCGCCCCCGACGTCACCGTGTCCACGGAGCTGTCCGTCTTCGGCGCCGCCGTGCCGGTCGGCCTCGCGCTCGCTCCCGGCGCGGAGGGCGGTGCGCTGACGCTCACACCGGCGTCCTTCGACGTGGCGGGAGCACGCGTGGACGCCGACGCGCTGCGGGCCCGGTTCGGCGGCATCGCGGATGCAGTCCTGCGCACGTGGAGCGTGTGCGTCGCCTCCGACCTGCCGGCCGCGCTCACTCTCACCGGCGCGCGGGTCGACGGCCCGCACGTGGTCGCGGACTTCGACATCGACGGGGCCGTCGTCGTCGACCCCGCGCTGCGGGCGAACGGGACGTGCGGCTGA
- the argS gene encoding arginine--tRNA ligase, with the protein MDPEALSAALLAVVTPIAEARREGASAGLTVADLPLERPKNRDHGDWASNAALKLAKKVGAPPREFADEIAAGLTAVDGIASVEVAGPGFINIRLEAAAAGALAKTIVEQGAAFGTNDSRRDEVINLEFVSANPTGPIHLGGTRWAAVGDSLARILAAQGAQVTREYYFNDHGAQIDRFARSLVAAHEGRPTPEDGYGGAYIGDIARRVALAYEGDIDALDGDAKQEAFRELGVNFMFDEIKQSLHQFGVDFDVYFHENDLHESGAVERAVQRLRELGHIYEADGATWLRSTEFGDDKDRVVIKSDGKPAYISGDLAYYLDKRERGFNRCIIMLGADHHGYVQRLMAMCAAFGDEPYVNLQILIGQLVNLVKDGQPVRMSKRAGTVVTMEDLVEIVGVDAARYALTRSSADSNLDVDLDVLQKRTNDNPVFYVQYAHARTHNVARNAAASGVDRSEFAPELLTHETESALLGALQEFPRVVAFAAEVREPHRVARYLEELAGLYHRWYDNCRVIPLGDEPVTNLHRTRLWLNDATGQVLRNGLTLLGVGAPERM; encoded by the coding sequence ATGGATCCCGAAGCCCTCTCCGCCGCCCTGCTCGCCGTCGTGACGCCGATCGCAGAGGCGCGACGAGAGGGGGCGAGCGCGGGGCTCACCGTCGCCGACCTTCCCCTGGAGCGGCCGAAGAACCGTGACCACGGCGACTGGGCGTCCAACGCCGCGCTGAAGCTCGCCAAGAAGGTGGGCGCGCCGCCGCGCGAGTTCGCCGACGAGATCGCCGCGGGCCTCACCGCCGTCGACGGGATCGCGAGTGTCGAGGTCGCCGGTCCGGGCTTCATCAACATCCGCCTGGAGGCGGCGGCCGCCGGTGCCCTCGCGAAGACGATCGTCGAGCAGGGCGCCGCCTTCGGCACGAACGATTCGCGCCGCGACGAGGTCATCAACCTCGAGTTCGTCAGCGCCAACCCGACGGGGCCGATCCACCTCGGCGGCACCCGGTGGGCGGCCGTCGGCGACTCCCTCGCCCGCATCCTCGCCGCGCAGGGCGCGCAGGTCACGCGCGAGTACTACTTCAACGACCACGGTGCGCAGATCGACCGCTTCGCACGCAGCCTCGTCGCCGCCCACGAGGGCCGGCCCACCCCCGAGGACGGCTACGGCGGCGCCTACATCGGCGACATCGCGCGCCGCGTCGCGCTCGCCTATGAGGGCGACATCGACGCCCTCGACGGCGACGCCAAGCAGGAGGCGTTCCGCGAGCTCGGCGTGAACTTCATGTTCGACGAGATCAAGCAGTCGCTGCATCAGTTCGGCGTCGACTTCGACGTCTACTTCCACGAGAACGACCTGCATGAATCGGGTGCCGTCGAGCGCGCGGTGCAGCGCCTGCGCGAGCTCGGCCACATCTACGAGGCCGACGGCGCCACGTGGCTGCGCTCGACGGAGTTCGGCGACGACAAGGATCGCGTCGTCATCAAATCCGACGGCAAGCCCGCCTACATCTCCGGCGACCTCGCCTACTACCTCGACAAGCGCGAGCGCGGCTTCAACCGCTGCATCATCATGCTCGGCGCCGACCACCACGGGTACGTGCAGCGGCTCATGGCGATGTGCGCGGCGTTCGGCGACGAGCCCTACGTGAACCTGCAGATCCTCATCGGCCAGCTCGTGAACCTCGTCAAGGACGGTCAGCCGGTGCGGATGTCCAAGCGCGCCGGCACGGTCGTCACGATGGAGGACCTCGTCGAGATCGTCGGCGTGGATGCGGCGCGCTATGCGCTCACGCGCAGCTCGGCCGACTCCAACCTCGACGTCGACCTCGACGTGCTGCAGAAGCGGACGAACGACAACCCGGTCTTCTATGTGCAGTACGCGCACGCGCGCACGCACAACGTGGCGCGCAACGCCGCCGCATCCGGCGTGGATCGCTCGGAGTTCGCGCCCGAGCTGCTCACGCACGAGACCGAGTCGGCGCTCCTCGGCGCCCTGCAGGAGTTCCCCCGCGTCGTGGCGTTCGCCGCCGAGGTGCGGGAGCCGCACCGCGTCGCGCGCTACCTGGAGGAGCTCGCGGGTCTGTATCACCGCTGGTACGACAACTGCCGGGTGATCCCGCTCGGGGACGAGCCGGTCACGAACCTGCACCGCACGCGCCTGTGGCTCAACGACGCGACCGGGCAGGTGCTGCGCAACGGACTGACACTGCTCGGCGTCGGCGCGCCCGAGCGGATGTGA
- a CDS encoding transglutaminase family protein — protein sequence MQRLVTAELDLELAASVDLVFQIATAQPVPLGEEQLTFTQGDRVYTATEIVDQSGSRLHRFLGEPGPLEVRYRATVSGPAAPGRTSDLETITYLRPSRYCQSDEVFAQARRQFRGLSGFELVEAVSSFVAASVTYTPGLSLGTDSAVTTLMTGQGVCRDYAHVVIALLRAMDVPARYAACYAPGLEPMDFHAVAEAFVDGAWYVVDATRLSDRRSLVRIATGRDAADCAFLSYHGGHVGLTRLRVDAWVDPDAGDAASSADDHVALVQIA from the coding sequence GTGCAGCGCCTCGTGACCGCCGAGCTCGACCTCGAACTCGCGGCCTCCGTCGACCTCGTCTTCCAGATCGCGACGGCGCAGCCGGTGCCGCTGGGCGAGGAGCAGCTGACGTTCACGCAGGGCGATCGGGTGTACACCGCGACGGAGATCGTGGACCAGTCCGGCAGCCGGCTGCACCGCTTCCTCGGCGAGCCCGGCCCGCTGGAGGTGCGGTACCGCGCGACGGTGTCCGGTCCGGCGGCGCCGGGGCGCACGAGCGACCTAGAGACGATCACGTACCTGCGTCCGAGCCGCTACTGCCAGTCCGACGAGGTGTTCGCGCAGGCGCGCCGCCAGTTCCGCGGGCTGTCGGGGTTCGAGCTCGTCGAGGCGGTGTCGTCGTTCGTCGCCGCGAGCGTCACCTACACGCCGGGGCTGAGCCTCGGCACCGACAGCGCCGTGACGACGCTCATGACGGGTCAGGGGGTGTGCCGCGACTATGCGCACGTCGTGATCGCGCTGCTGCGGGCGATGGACGTGCCGGCGCGCTACGCCGCGTGCTACGCGCCCGGGCTCGAGCCGATGGATTTCCACGCGGTCGCCGAGGCGTTCGTCGACGGCGCGTGGTACGTCGTCGACGCCACGCGCCTGTCCGACCGCCGCTCGCTCGTGCGCATCGCGACCGGGCGCGATGCGGCCGACTGCGCGTTCCTCAGCTACCACGGCGGTCACGTCGGGCTGACACGGCTGCGCGTGGACGCGTGGGTGGATCCGGATGCGGGGGACGCGGCATCCTCCGCCGACGACCACGTCGCGCTCGTCCAGATCGCCTGA
- a CDS encoding SGNH/GDSL hydrolase family protein, with translation MRTPDPARPRRPRWPFAVLALAIVAICAFAAWRPWAPTPAPARVAAAAASDPAIAPAPLALPDQPRVLIFGDSWTYGSAASDPTLGYAYVLGDLMGWQDVRVDGVRGSGYLKPGIDGGSFGDRIAALDPTWTPDLVIVEGSINDRRLPAAGYRTAVTAAWDTLAATYPGAAVVIMGPAPQVLPVEPATARIDRDLAELAAARGWWYVSPLADAWITPDNYARVIDSSDIGRDHPSTAGHTYLAERLAAVLRELAAPADVVADGGDGGSAARDPEVTPADG, from the coding sequence GTGAGGACGCCCGATCCCGCCCGCCCGCGCCGCCCGCGCTGGCCTTTCGCCGTGCTGGCGCTGGCCATCGTGGCGATCTGCGCGTTCGCCGCGTGGCGGCCGTGGGCGCCCACCCCGGCGCCCGCCCGCGTGGCCGCCGCGGCGGCCTCCGACCCCGCGATCGCGCCGGCCCCGCTCGCGTTGCCGGATCAGCCGCGGGTGCTCATCTTCGGCGACTCGTGGACGTACGGCTCCGCCGCATCGGACCCCACCCTCGGCTACGCCTACGTGCTGGGCGACCTCATGGGGTGGCAGGACGTGCGCGTCGACGGCGTCCGGGGCAGCGGCTACCTCAAGCCGGGCATCGACGGCGGCTCGTTCGGCGACCGCATCGCGGCGCTCGACCCGACGTGGACACCGGACCTCGTCATCGTCGAGGGCTCCATCAACGACCGTCGCCTGCCCGCGGCCGGCTACCGCACCGCGGTGACCGCGGCGTGGGACACGCTGGCAGCCACCTATCCCGGGGCCGCCGTGGTCATCATGGGCCCCGCTCCGCAGGTCCTCCCGGTCGAGCCGGCCACGGCGCGCATCGATCGCGATCTCGCCGAGCTCGCGGCGGCGCGCGGATGGTGGTACGTCTCGCCCCTCGCCGACGCGTGGATCACGCCCGACAACTACGCCCGCGTGATCGACTCGAGCGACATCGGCCGCGACCATCCGTCGACGGCCGGCCACACGTATCTCGCCGAGCGCCTCGCCGCGGTGCTGCGCGAGCTGGCCGCGCCCGCGGACGTGGTCGCCGACGGCGGGGACGGCGGCTCCGCCGCGCGCGACCCCGAGGTCACACCTGCCGACGGATGA
- a CDS encoding GAF domain-containing sensor histidine kinase, which produces MTNVQDVTRLEAIAQYRLIDEPPTVDLQGLVQLAATVCGVSTAVINIIDDRFQHQIAAVGLEPAVCSREDSMCARVFQKPGHVVVRDASEDERFKGNPFVTGEIAHVRFYASSPLITPTGVPIGTLCVFDETAGELSPEKSEGLRLLAGQVVDVLELRRLTRELEDANAQLENFAGQVSHDLRNPLTALSGFIELAADSPELAHAPRAAYALARAESAAARMATMITDLLDYARIGGAAVRHEDVDLRAVVAAVTDDLDAAIKESGAVVDVEGDTAVVGDETLLRVLLQNVVANALKFTHAAGTKPHVVVRGHALFGGWRITVDDNGPGIPAAERERVFELMERATADEVPGLGIGLSTCRRIAEAHGGRMGIETSPLGGTSVWLVLPKPEAS; this is translated from the coding sequence GTGACCAACGTTCAGGACGTGACGCGCCTCGAGGCGATCGCGCAGTACCGGCTCATCGACGAGCCGCCGACCGTCGACCTGCAGGGGCTGGTGCAGCTCGCGGCCACCGTATGCGGCGTGTCGACCGCCGTCATCAACATCATCGACGACCGCTTCCAGCACCAGATCGCGGCGGTCGGGCTCGAGCCGGCCGTCTGCTCGCGCGAGGATTCGATGTGCGCCCGGGTGTTCCAGAAGCCCGGCCACGTCGTCGTCCGCGACGCGAGCGAGGACGAGCGCTTCAAGGGGAACCCCTTCGTGACGGGCGAGATCGCCCACGTCCGCTTTTACGCCTCCAGCCCGCTCATCACGCCCACCGGCGTCCCGATCGGCACTCTGTGCGTCTTCGACGAGACCGCGGGAGAGCTGAGCCCGGAGAAGAGCGAAGGGTTGCGGCTGCTCGCCGGGCAGGTGGTCGACGTGCTCGAGCTGCGGCGACTGACGCGCGAGCTCGAAGACGCCAACGCCCAGCTGGAGAACTTCGCCGGCCAGGTCAGCCATGACCTCCGCAACCCTCTCACCGCGCTGTCCGGCTTCATCGAGCTTGCGGCCGACAGCCCCGAGCTCGCGCACGCCCCGCGCGCGGCGTACGCGCTCGCCCGTGCCGAGTCCGCCGCGGCCCGCATGGCGACGATGATCACGGACCTGCTCGACTACGCGCGCATCGGCGGTGCCGCCGTGCGCCACGAGGACGTCGACCTGCGCGCTGTCGTGGCCGCCGTGACCGACGACCTCGACGCCGCGATCAAGGAGAGCGGGGCGGTCGTCGACGTCGAGGGCGACACCGCGGTCGTGGGCGACGAGACCCTGCTGCGGGTCCTCCTGCAGAACGTCGTGGCGAACGCGCTGAAGTTCACGCACGCCGCCGGCACGAAGCCGCACGTCGTGGTGCGCGGCCACGCCCTGTTCGGGGGATGGCGCATCACCGTCGACGACAACGGCCCGGGCATCCCGGCCGCCGAGCGCGAGCGCGTGTTCGAGCTCATGGAGCGTGCGACGGCCGACGAGGTGCCGGGGCTCGGCATCGGTCTTTCCACGTGCCGTCGCATCGCGGAGGCGCACGGCGGACGGATGGGCATCGAGACCTCGCCGCTGGGCGGCACGAGCGTGTGGCTCGTCCTGCCGAAGCCGGAAGCGTCCTGA
- a CDS encoding MarR family transcriptional regulator: MKNMAVVKAQTYWYGAGVDADRGRRVLHALRLYHLAETDMRRRTREAMHMGDNEMTALRFLIRSEGRGEQVTPTDIARHVGISTASTTSLLDRLERLGHVERMRSAADRRSVSLRSTEVAAAAVRAQLGDMHERMMAATAGLSDAEADAIVGFLERVAAAVDEVDPAAGLRAAG, from the coding sequence ATGAAGAACATGGCGGTGGTGAAAGCGCAGACGTATTGGTACGGAGCCGGGGTCGACGCCGACCGCGGGCGGCGGGTGCTGCACGCGCTGCGCCTGTATCACCTGGCGGAGACGGACATGCGTCGCCGCACGCGGGAGGCCATGCACATGGGCGACAACGAGATGACCGCGCTGCGCTTCCTCATCCGCTCGGAGGGGCGCGGCGAGCAGGTCACGCCCACCGACATCGCACGACACGTCGGGATCTCCACCGCCTCGACAACGTCGCTGCTCGATCGCCTCGAGCGCCTCGGCCATGTCGAGCGCATGCGCAGCGCCGCCGACCGCCGCAGCGTGTCGCTGCGCTCCACGGAGGTCGCCGCCGCGGCCGTGCGCGCGCAGCTCGGCGACATGCACGAGCGCATGATGGCGGCCACGGCCGGCCTCTCCGATGCCGAGGCCGACGCGATCGTCGGATTCCTCGAGCGGGTCGCCGCCGCCGTGGACGAGGTCGACCCGGCCGCGGGCCTGCGCGCGGCCGGCTGA
- a CDS encoding peptide ABC transporter permease has protein sequence MTALLPLEAPASGLRWTEVEHGFHVAHRGDAFAGYVDTTPDGSFVSFDEFSTPIGRYETLASAQRSLRSTTSPANARARHRMQRVRRHAAVAAGGVAGVLLLTAGVLAPYL, from the coding sequence ATGACCGCCCTGCTCCCGCTCGAGGCCCCCGCGAGCGGACTGCGGTGGACGGAGGTCGAGCACGGCTTCCACGTCGCCCATCGCGGTGACGCCTTCGCCGGCTACGTGGACACGACGCCGGACGGATCGTTCGTGTCGTTCGACGAGTTCTCCACCCCCATCGGCCGCTACGAGACCCTCGCCTCAGCGCAGCGGTCGCTGCGCTCCACGACCTCGCCCGCCAACGCGCGCGCGCGACACCGGATGCAGCGCGTGCGCCGCCATGCCGCCGTCGCCGCCGGCGGGGTCGCCGGTGTGCTGCTGCTGACCGCGGGGGTCCTCGCCCCGTACCTGTGA
- a CDS encoding crosslink repair DNA glycosylase YcaQ family protein, whose translation MHHLTAAQARRIVVRAQLLDADRPGDVVEVAEQLGYVKIDPTATIAPCEHTVLWSRIGWSYEPGQLRKAVAGDRLLFEFDGAFRPMSLLPLMLPAMRQWPQRESSRQWLAANDRFRRDVLARLRPDGPLTAADIPDTAQVSRPPDGWSGANQVPHMLEFLQRQGLVAVCGRDGRTRRWDLAERVYPPDLPQYEPDDAARLLEERRLQAAGLAKRRSPWTPVGEAGEPATVEGSRWAWRVDPDALAALDEEVDGRVALLNPYDSLLFDRPRLAEIFGFAYVLEQFKPASERRYGYFAHPILMGDRFVGMLDAEHDRDADVLRVRAVHEFAPLEPEERDILRAEVDDLGAWLGAPVVMP comes from the coding sequence GTGCATCACCTGACCGCCGCCCAGGCTCGGCGCATCGTCGTCCGCGCGCAGCTCCTCGACGCCGACCGCCCCGGCGACGTCGTCGAGGTGGCCGAGCAACTGGGTTACGTCAAGATCGACCCCACCGCGACGATCGCGCCGTGCGAGCACACCGTGCTGTGGTCGCGCATCGGCTGGTCGTACGAGCCGGGACAGCTGCGCAAGGCCGTGGCGGGCGACCGCCTGCTCTTCGAGTTCGACGGTGCCTTCCGCCCCATGTCGCTGCTGCCCCTGATGCTCCCGGCGATGCGGCAGTGGCCGCAGCGGGAGAGCAGCAGGCAGTGGCTCGCCGCGAACGACCGCTTCCGTCGCGACGTCCTCGCCCGGCTGCGCCCCGACGGGCCGCTGACGGCTGCCGACATCCCCGACACCGCGCAGGTGTCGCGCCCGCCCGACGGCTGGTCGGGTGCGAACCAGGTGCCGCACATGCTCGAGTTCCTCCAGCGGCAGGGCCTCGTCGCGGTCTGCGGCCGCGACGGCCGGACCCGCCGGTGGGATCTCGCCGAACGGGTCTACCCGCCTGACCTGCCGCAGTACGAGCCGGACGACGCCGCGCGCCTGCTGGAGGAGCGGCGGCTCCAGGCGGCGGGCCTCGCCAAACGCCGATCCCCGTGGACCCCCGTCGGTGAGGCCGGCGAGCCGGCGACGGTCGAAGGGTCGCGGTGGGCGTGGCGCGTCGACCCCGATGCGCTCGCGGCGCTCGATGAGGAGGTCGACGGCCGGGTAGCGCTGCTGAACCCTTACGACTCGCTGCTGTTCGACCGTCCGCGCCTCGCGGAGATCTTCGGCTTCGCGTACGTCCTCGAGCAGTTCAAGCCCGCGTCCGAACGCCGCTACGGGTATTTCGCCCACCCCATCCTCATGGGCGACCGCTTCGTCGGCATGCTCGACGCCGAGCACGACCGCGACGCGGACGTGCTGCGCGTCCGCGCAGTGCACGAGTTCGCACCCCTCGAGCCCGAAGAGCGGGACATCCTCCGCGCCGAGGTCGACGACCTCGGCGCGTGGCTCGGAGCTCCCGTCGTGATGCCCTGA
- a CDS encoding sugar ABC transporter ATPase: MSDSRDTPATTDAAGVQPLRDGDTSIEPDPAADPAQAEWDRTTALDEGASLDELDPATATGDDPAHLEAPDDEIPAEDLAAGWQQPESQGDDPVIADLGEDGQGDLAPEDL; this comes from the coding sequence ATGAGCGACTCCCGCGACACGCCCGCCACGACCGACGCCGCCGGCGTGCAGCCCCTGCGCGACGGCGACACCTCCATCGAGCCCGACCCGGCGGCCGACCCCGCCCAGGCCGAATGGGACCGGACGACCGCTCTGGACGAGGGCGCCTCGCTCGACGAGCTCGACCCTGCCACCGCGACGGGGGACGACCCTGCGCACCTCGAGGCGCCGGATGACGAGATCCCCGCCGAAGACCTCGCGGCGGGATGGCAGCAGCCGGAATCGCAGGGCGATGACCCGGTCATCGCCGATCTGGGAGAGGACGGTCAGGGCGACCTCGCTCCCGAGGACCTGTGA
- a CDS encoding SDR family oxidoreductase has protein sequence MDPPPDYGVDSYRGSGRLTGKVALITGGDSGIGKAVALAFAREGADVAISYLDEHDDAEESRRFVEDAGRRAILLPGDIADAAHCRALVERTVSELGGLDILVSNAAFQMDHPTLEEISDDEWDRTWATNVSAYFHLVKAALPHLKEGASIIGSSSVNSDQPSPTLLPYAATKAAIANMTASLAQLLAERGIRANSVAPGPVWTPLIPATMPPEKVESFGQQAPLGRPAQPAELAPVYVLLASDEASYVSGARIAVTGGTPIL, from the coding sequence ATGGACCCGCCGCCCGACTATGGCGTCGACAGCTACCGCGGCTCGGGTCGCCTCACGGGCAAGGTCGCCCTCATCACGGGAGGCGACAGCGGCATCGGCAAGGCGGTCGCGCTCGCCTTCGCCCGCGAGGGCGCCGACGTGGCCATCAGCTACCTCGACGAGCACGACGACGCCGAGGAGTCGCGGCGGTTCGTCGAGGACGCCGGCCGGCGCGCGATCCTCCTGCCCGGCGACATCGCGGATGCGGCGCATTGCCGCGCCCTCGTCGAGCGGACGGTGAGCGAGCTGGGCGGCCTCGACATCCTCGTGAGCAATGCGGCCTTCCAGATGGACCATCCCACGCTCGAGGAGATTTCCGACGACGAGTGGGACCGCACGTGGGCGACGAACGTCAGCGCCTACTTCCACCTCGTGAAGGCCGCACTGCCCCATCTGAAGGAGGGGGCCTCGATCATCGGCTCGTCGTCGGTGAACTCCGACCAGCCCTCGCCGACGCTGCTCCCCTATGCGGCCACGAAAGCCGCGATCGCGAACATGACGGCCTCGCTCGCGCAGCTTCTCGCCGAGCGCGGCATCCGCGCGAACTCCGTCGCCCCCGGGCCGGTGTGGACGCCGCTCATCCCCGCGACGATGCCGCCAGAGAAGGTCGAGAGCTTCGGCCAGCAGGCGCCCCTGGGACGGCCCGCGCAACCGGCGGAGCTCGCGCCGGTCTACGTCCTGCTGGCATCGGATGAGGCCAGCTACGTCTCCGGTGCACGCATCGCCGTCACCGGCGGCACGCCCATCCTGTGA